One part of the Lycium ferocissimum isolate CSIRO_LF1 chromosome 8, AGI_CSIRO_Lferr_CH_V1, whole genome shotgun sequence genome encodes these proteins:
- the LOC132066272 gene encoding dirigent protein 16-like — translation MLKYPSKLAISWFLYFFLTVTNQSFSARTLHDNPALVNHHHRLARHETSFYMLDVLSQKHPSSKPASTRANIYQLPFSKPLGFFPPVGGIPLTDTNPNGLHTHTLDLEGISMTFPAIATLQELELGTVTTIDEDIYEGSIYGSYLMGKAQGMYVASSENGSSHMMAMTTSFLGNKYKDSLRFFGVHKGDVFESHIAVIGGTGKYHDANGYATVKIVNETSNKSEGSYKILSFNVYLG, via the coding sequence ATGCTAAAGTACCCTTCTAAACTAGCCATTTCTTGGTTCCTGTACTTCTTCTTGACAGTAACCAATCAATCATTTTCAGCTAGAACCCTGCATGATAATCCTGCCCTGGTGAACCATCATCATCGTCTCGCACGCCATGAAACGTCCTTTTACATGCTAGATGTTCTTAGCCAAAAACACCCTTCATCGAAACCTGCATCAACAAGAGCAAATATTTATCAACTTCCCTTCTCAAAACCATTGGGCTTTTTCCCTCCCGTGGGAGGCATTCCCTTGACCGATACGAATCCAAACGGATTGCATACTCACACGCTTGATTTGGAAGGAATCAGCATGACATTCCCAGCTATAGCCACACTTCAAGAATTAGAGCTAGGGACAGTGACAACAATCGATGAGGACATATACGAAGGTTCAATTTACGGTTCATATTTGATGGGAAAAGCTCAAGGAATGTATGTGGctagttcagaaaatggtagtAGTCATATGATGGCGATGACTACTAGTTTTCTTGGTAATAAGTACAAGGATAGTTTAAGATTTTTTGGGGTGCATAAGGGCGATGTTTTTGAATCACATATAGCAGTCATTGGTGGTACCGGAAAGTATCATGATGCAAATGGCTATGCTACTGTCAAGATTGTCAATGAAACCTCTAATAAAAGTGAAGGATCATACAAGATTCTTTCATTCAATGTTTATCTTGGTTAA
- the LOC132066857 gene encoding dirigent protein 24-like isoform X1 yields MAKLSQLTSKTLRVTFCILLLALTLGCASSARILDEVSQVDDEPVVAPVVAPVATLPSNQLPATVTTPDSDVAPVADPSIPADTVAPPADLPAEPEPDSAPVVAPAASVAPPADLTGTGAAPVTDEAPGGAAAAPGGAAAAPGGAAAAPGGAGAAATSGATGEIPVLEHPTFSFFMHDILGGSHPSGRVVTGIVATSDANNLPFSKPNNQILPINGGVPLNSINNVVNNNNYPFLAGLNGQQQANTVLQNTGNNNIVNGDNNQPFVTAGQLPAGLSLQQLMFGSITVVDNEITEGHELGSAVLGKAQGFYLTSSSDGTSHTLALTAFFHGEHEHEVDDSISFSGIHRTATPISHIAIIGGTGKYENAKGFSTIETLPHVDQHTTDGVETITHFTVYITP; encoded by the coding sequence ATGGCAAAACTTTCCCAACTCACCTCGAAAACACTCCGAGTCACGTTCTGCATTTTGCTGCTAGCCCTCACCTTAGGCTGTGCCAGCTCAGCAAGAATCCTTGATGAAGTGAGCCAAGTGGACGATGAGCCTGTTGTGGCTCCTGTGGTTGCCCCAGTTGCCACATTACCAAGTAACCAATTACCAGCTACTGTCACCACTCCTGATTCTGACGTGGCGCCAGTAGCGGATCCTTCCATCCCTGCTGACACAGTGGCTCCTCCAGCAGATTTACCAGCTGAACCTGAACCAGATTCAGCCCCTGTCGTCGCCCCTGCTGCTTCAGTGGCTCCTCCTGCTGACTTAACCGGTACTGGAGCAGCCCCCGTCACCGATGAAGCACCAGGTGGGGCCGCTGCAGCCCCAGGTGGGGCCGCTGCAGCCCCAGGTGGGGCCGCTGCAGCCCCAGGTGGGGCCGGAGCAGCagctacttcaggtgccacaggCGAAATTCCTGTCCTTGAGCACCCGACGTTCTCCTTTTTCATGCATGACATCCTTGGTGGTTCACATCCTTCAGGAAGAGTGGTCACTGGAATTGTAGCCACTTCCGATGCCAACAATCTGCCTTTCTCCAAGCCCAACAATCAAATCCTCCCAATCAATGGAGGAGTTCCTTTGAACAGCATTAACAACGtggtcaacaacaacaattatccaTTCCTTGCAGGCCTCAACGGTCAGCAGCAAGCTAACACTGTCCTGCAAAACACCGGAAATAACAACATAGTCAATGGTGATAACAACCAACCTTTCGTAACAGCCGGGCAACTTCCTGCTGGCTTATCTCTTCAGCAGCTCATGTTTGGCTCTATAACTGTTGTTGACAATGAAATAACCGAGGGGCACGAACTGGGATCAGCTGTTCTCGGCAAGGCACAAGGATTTTATCTGACAAGCTCTTCTGATGGCACCAGCCACACTTTAGCCTTGACAGCATTTTTCCATGgagaacatgaacatgaagTGGATGATTCTATTAGTTTCTCTGGAATTCACAGGACAGCTACACCAATTTCTCACATTGCCATCATTGGAGGGACTGGCAAGTATGAGAATGCTAAAGGATTTTCCACCATTGAAACTCTTCCTCATGTGGACCAACATACAACTGATGGAGTCGAGACAATTACCCACTTTACCGTCTACATCACCCCTTAA
- the LOC132066857 gene encoding dirigent protein 24-like isoform X2 — MAKLSQLTSKTLRVTFCILLLALTLGCASSARILDEVSQVDDEPVVAPVVAPVATLPSNQLPATVTTPDSDVAPVADPSIPADTVAPPADLPAEPEPDSAPVVAPAASVAPPADLTGTGAAPVTDEAPGGAAAAPGGAGAAATSGATGEIPVLEHPTFSFFMHDILGGSHPSGRVVTGIVATSDANNLPFSKPNNQILPINGGVPLNSINNVVNNNNYPFLAGLNGQQQANTVLQNTGNNNIVNGDNNQPFVTAGQLPAGLSLQQLMFGSITVVDNEITEGHELGSAVLGKAQGFYLTSSSDGTSHTLALTAFFHGEHEHEVDDSISFSGIHRTATPISHIAIIGGTGKYENAKGFSTIETLPHVDQHTTDGVETITHFTVYITP, encoded by the exons ATGGCAAAACTTTCCCAACTCACCTCGAAAACACTCCGAGTCACGTTCTGCATTTTGCTGCTAGCCCTCACCTTAGGCTGTGCCAGCTCAGCAAGAATCCTTGATGAAGTGAGCCAAGTGGACGATGAGCCTGTTGTGGCTCCTGTGGTTGCCCCAGTTGCCACATTACCAAGTAACCAATTACCAGCTACTGTCACCACTCCTGATTCTGACGTGGCGCCAGTAGCGGATCCTTCCATCCCTGCTGACACAGTGGCTCCTCCAGCAGATTTACCAGCTGAACCTGAACCAGATTCAGCCCCTGTCGTCGCCCCTGCTGCTTCAGTGGCTCCTCCTGCTGACTTAACCGGTACTGGAGCAGCCCCCGTCACCGATGAAGCACCAG GTGGGGCCGCTGCAGCCCCAGGTGGGGCCGGAGCAGCagctacttcaggtgccacaggCGAAATTCCTGTCCTTGAGCACCCGACGTTCTCCTTTTTCATGCATGACATCCTTGGTGGTTCACATCCTTCAGGAAGAGTGGTCACTGGAATTGTAGCCACTTCCGATGCCAACAATCTGCCTTTCTCCAAGCCCAACAATCAAATCCTCCCAATCAATGGAGGAGTTCCTTTGAACAGCATTAACAACGtggtcaacaacaacaattatccaTTCCTTGCAGGCCTCAACGGTCAGCAGCAAGCTAACACTGTCCTGCAAAACACCGGAAATAACAACATAGTCAATGGTGATAACAACCAACCTTTCGTAACAGCCGGGCAACTTCCTGCTGGCTTATCTCTTCAGCAGCTCATGTTTGGCTCTATAACTGTTGTTGACAATGAAATAACCGAGGGGCACGAACTGGGATCAGCTGTTCTCGGCAAGGCACAAGGATTTTATCTGACAAGCTCTTCTGATGGCACCAGCCACACTTTAGCCTTGACAGCATTTTTCCATGgagaacatgaacatgaagTGGATGATTCTATTAGTTTCTCTGGAATTCACAGGACAGCTACACCAATTTCTCACATTGCCATCATTGGAGGGACTGGCAAGTATGAGAATGCTAAAGGATTTTCCACCATTGAAACTCTTCCTCATGTGGACCAACATACAACTGATGGAGTCGAGACAATTACCCACTTTACCGTCTACATCACCCCTTAA
- the LOC132068163 gene encoding uncharacterized protein LOC132068163 isoform X2 → MEGKQQTPSVIARLMGLDELPPQPPVSVKKRKVLSENYLQKAASIGLREKSSFQKHLVLKDLSGVEMPDNYSHEKMSQNAAKSKMQKYTDSSFTSIKEKHSYFKGSDGTKQLRDLQTSKPYCHSVHSAVAKPIGKISARITAEENTSRSLQTLEIGTTKDDVGQCSTHHLKKINFQFDPSAYMPHPSTRTIVVKPSFGKYHNTRNQSFSKRSSFSKESKKQIIERSKMMNDLQEVEIARRSQSIGEMLATDDLETRPQFLESERDRHSFCSSFSVNTEISGSCNSPIPNHSAGSPEGAIGHKASLTGWYLRQKLAVTEKHSKSMNQKLKDNMEYRDLNSKETDQRSPNSVLEPRFQEEKSCTSELRDLCSVAVQLHFLETNSEETYSEGSEMGVSSDGDSERGSHDVLKDSENILKDFKTAEGRDFSYLVDVLDEAGLHGMNLGVCLETWNSSEYPLSPLVFDLLEKKYGKQTFWLKSERKLLFDHINAVLSEISHSFLDIYVTEKSLKRRCCSTMRRIDVEEELWRMLISQENEVHKDLSGKAIGNETKWLQADEEIGSICREIEEYLFDELAAELALH, encoded by the exons atggAAGGAAAGCAGCAAACACCAAGTGTTATAGCAAGACTAATGGGCCTTGACGAGCTTCCACCTCAGCCGCCCGTCTCAGTTAAGAAAAGGAAAGTACTCTCAGAGAACTATCTCCAGAAAGCGGCTTCTATAGGTTTGCGAGAAAAGAGTTCATTTCAGAAGCATCTAGTACTTAAAGATTTATCTGGAGTTGAGATGCCAGATAATTATAGCCATGAAAAGATGAGCCAAAATGCAGCCAAGTCGAAGATGCAGAAATATACTGATTCGAGTTTTACTTCAATAAAGGAGAAGCATTCTTATTTTAAGGGCTCCGATGGTACCAAGCAGTTGCGTGATCTACAGACTTCTAAACCCTATTGCCACTCAGTTCACTCAGCCGTCGCTAAGCCAATAGGCAAGATATCTGCTAGGATTACCGCTGAAGAAAATACTTCGAGATCTCTTCAGACACTTGAGATTGGTACAACTAAAGATGACGTTGGACAATGTTCAACTCatcacttgaagaaaataaacttTCAGTTTGATCCAAGCGCTTACATGCCTCATCCGTCTACAAGAACTATTGTGGTCAAACCTAGTTTTGGAAAGTATCATAACACGAGAAATCAGTCCTTTTCAAAGAGGTCATCTTTTTCCAAAGAATCCAAGAAGCAAATCATTGAGAGATCGAAAATGATGAATGATCTTCAAGAAGTTGAAATAGCTCGTAGAAGCCAAAGTATTGGAGAAATGCTTGCTACGGATGACTTGGAAACAAGGCCTCAATTTTTGGAATCCGAGCGTGACAGACATAGTTTTTGCAGTTCATTCAGTGTGAACACTGAGATCTCAGGCTCGTGCAATTcgccaattccaaaccattctGCTGGAAGTCCTGAAGGTGCGATCGGCCATAAAGCTTCTCTAACTGGCTGGTATCTGAGGCAAAAACTAGCTGTTACCGAGAAACATTCCAAGTCTATGAACCAAAAGCTGAAAGATAATATGGAATATAGAGA CTTGAATTCGAAGGAAACCGATCAGCGTAGTCCAAATTCAGTTCTGGAGCCACGTTTCCAGGAAGAGAAATCATGTACCTCCGAATTGCGCGACTTATGTA GTGTAGCAGTGCAACTTCACTTTCTCGAGACCAACTCTGAGGAAACATATTCAGAAGGATCTGAAATGGGTGTCTCAAGTGATGGAGACTCCGAGAGAGGGTCCCACGATGTCCTTAAAGATAGTGAAAACATATTGAAAGACTTCAAAACTGCAGAAGGCAGGGATTTCTCCTACCTGGTTGATGTTTTAGATGAGGCCGGTTTGCATGGCATGAACCTTGGAGTGTGTTTAGAGACATGGAATTCTTCGGAATATCCTTTGAGTCCCTTGGTGTTCGACTTGTTAGAGAAGAAATACGGGAAGCAAACATTTTGGCTAAAATCAGAGAGGAAACTTCTGTTTGACCACATAAATGCAGTGCTAAGTGAGATTTCACATTCATTTCTGGATATCTACGTAACGGAGAAATCCTTAAAGAGAAGGTGCTGTTCTACAATGAGGAGAATTGATGTTGAAGAAGAGTTGTGGAGGATGCTCATTAGTCAGGAAAATGAAGTTCACAAAGACTTGTCTGGAAAGGCAATTGGAAATGAAACCAAATGGTTGCAGGCCGATGAGGAAATTGGTAGCATATGCAGAGAAATAGAGGAATATTTGTTCGATGAGCTAGCCGCAGAATTAGCTTTGCATTGA
- the LOC132068163 gene encoding uncharacterized protein LOC132068163 isoform X1: MEGKQQTPSVIARLMGLDELPPQPPVSVKKRKVLSENYLQKAASIGLREKSSFQKHLVLKDLSGVEMPDNYSHEKMSQNAAKSKMQKYTDSSFTSIKEKHSYFKGSDGTKQLRDLQTSKPYCHSVHSAVAKPIGKISARITAEENTSRSLQTLEIGTTKDDVGQCSTHHLKKINFQFDPSAYMPHPSTRTIVVKPSFGKYHNTRNQSFSKRSSFSKESKKQIIERSKMMNDLQEVEIARRSQSIGEMLATDDLETRPQFLESERDRHSFCSSFSVNTEISGSCNSPIPNHSAGSPEGAIGHKASLTGWYLRQKLAVTEKHSKSMNQKLKDNMEYRELNSKETDNMEYRDLNSKETDQRSPNSVLEPRFQEEKSCTSELRDLCSVAVQLHFLETNSEETYSEGSEMGVSSDGDSERGSHDVLKDSENILKDFKTAEGRDFSYLVDVLDEAGLHGMNLGVCLETWNSSEYPLSPLVFDLLEKKYGKQTFWLKSERKLLFDHINAVLSEISHSFLDIYVTEKSLKRRCCSTMRRIDVEEELWRMLISQENEVHKDLSGKAIGNETKWLQADEEIGSICREIEEYLFDELAAELALH, from the exons atggAAGGAAAGCAGCAAACACCAAGTGTTATAGCAAGACTAATGGGCCTTGACGAGCTTCCACCTCAGCCGCCCGTCTCAGTTAAGAAAAGGAAAGTACTCTCAGAGAACTATCTCCAGAAAGCGGCTTCTATAGGTTTGCGAGAAAAGAGTTCATTTCAGAAGCATCTAGTACTTAAAGATTTATCTGGAGTTGAGATGCCAGATAATTATAGCCATGAAAAGATGAGCCAAAATGCAGCCAAGTCGAAGATGCAGAAATATACTGATTCGAGTTTTACTTCAATAAAGGAGAAGCATTCTTATTTTAAGGGCTCCGATGGTACCAAGCAGTTGCGTGATCTACAGACTTCTAAACCCTATTGCCACTCAGTTCACTCAGCCGTCGCTAAGCCAATAGGCAAGATATCTGCTAGGATTACCGCTGAAGAAAATACTTCGAGATCTCTTCAGACACTTGAGATTGGTACAACTAAAGATGACGTTGGACAATGTTCAACTCatcacttgaagaaaataaacttTCAGTTTGATCCAAGCGCTTACATGCCTCATCCGTCTACAAGAACTATTGTGGTCAAACCTAGTTTTGGAAAGTATCATAACACGAGAAATCAGTCCTTTTCAAAGAGGTCATCTTTTTCCAAAGAATCCAAGAAGCAAATCATTGAGAGATCGAAAATGATGAATGATCTTCAAGAAGTTGAAATAGCTCGTAGAAGCCAAAGTATTGGAGAAATGCTTGCTACGGATGACTTGGAAACAAGGCCTCAATTTTTGGAATCCGAGCGTGACAGACATAGTTTTTGCAGTTCATTCAGTGTGAACACTGAGATCTCAGGCTCGTGCAATTcgccaattccaaaccattctGCTGGAAGTCCTGAAGGTGCGATCGGCCATAAAGCTTCTCTAACTGGCTGGTATCTGAGGCAAAAACTAGCTGTTACCGAGAAACATTCCAAGTCTATGAACCAAAAGCTGAAAGATAATATGGAATATAGAGAATTGAATTCGAAGGAAACTGATAATATGGAATATAGAGACTTGAATTCGAAGGAAACCGATCAGCGTAGTCCAAATTCAGTTCTGGAGCCACGTTTCCAGGAAGAGAAATCATGTACCTCCGAATTGCGCGACTTATGTA GTGTAGCAGTGCAACTTCACTTTCTCGAGACCAACTCTGAGGAAACATATTCAGAAGGATCTGAAATGGGTGTCTCAAGTGATGGAGACTCCGAGAGAGGGTCCCACGATGTCCTTAAAGATAGTGAAAACATATTGAAAGACTTCAAAACTGCAGAAGGCAGGGATTTCTCCTACCTGGTTGATGTTTTAGATGAGGCCGGTTTGCATGGCATGAACCTTGGAGTGTGTTTAGAGACATGGAATTCTTCGGAATATCCTTTGAGTCCCTTGGTGTTCGACTTGTTAGAGAAGAAATACGGGAAGCAAACATTTTGGCTAAAATCAGAGAGGAAACTTCTGTTTGACCACATAAATGCAGTGCTAAGTGAGATTTCACATTCATTTCTGGATATCTACGTAACGGAGAAATCCTTAAAGAGAAGGTGCTGTTCTACAATGAGGAGAATTGATGTTGAAGAAGAGTTGTGGAGGATGCTCATTAGTCAGGAAAATGAAGTTCACAAAGACTTGTCTGGAAAGGCAATTGGAAATGAAACCAAATGGTTGCAGGCCGATGAGGAAATTGGTAGCATATGCAGAGAAATAGAGGAATATTTGTTCGATGAGCTAGCCGCAGAATTAGCTTTGCATTGA